Genomic segment of Fusobacterium varium:
AGTATTCATTACTCCCCCTTAGTCTTTTCCTAATTTTAATCGCGATTAATTTATAATATTGGTATAACTCATAAAACCAATTTTGTCAATAAGATATTTGTTTTTTTTAAAATAAAATGCTATTATATTAAAAAGAAATATATTAAAATAAAACATTTTATTTTGAAAGGATGAAATTTATGAAAGGTATAAATAAAATTTTTATTTCAGCAACTATAGAATTAATAAAAGAAATTGGAATTACAAATGTTAGTATAAGAAAAATAGCAGCTAAAACAAATATGAATAGTGCTAATATATATTATCATTTTGACAATCTAGATCATCTTTTGGGATTAGCTTCAATCTATTTTATTCAAGAATATGTACTAGAGGTATCGGAAAAAGTAAAAATAGCTAAAAATTCTTTTGAAGAGTATATGATAATTTGGGAGTGCTTTGCTCATTATGCTTTTTTAAGTCCTAACTTATATAGAAGAATATTTTTTAAATTGACAAAAGATTATAACCTGTTTGAAGAATTCTATAGTTATTTTCCTGAATATAAAGAAAAATTGAATATTGATTATTTAGAAATATTTATGAAAGATAATATATATGAAAGAAATAAAACTTTATTGAAGAAAGTAGTTAAAGATGAAAAAAATGTAGATATTTTAAATGAAATACATCTTTTATTGTTTAAAGGATTATTGGAAGAAATTGAATTAATTAAAGAAACTTCTACTTTAAAATGTGAAAATAAAATGAAAGATTTTTTAATTCTCACACTTACACCATATATAATTTAACCTTTCATAAAGATTTAGTTTTTTTATATTAAAATATATATTATCAATAAATAAATTTTAATATATTTTTAATACTATTATTAAAAACATATTAAATAATTAATCGTATAAAAAACTATAATTTTAGAGAGTTTCTATTGCTATAATCTATAAAATAAATTTATAATTTTCTTATATCTTTATAAACTTATGATATAAAATCAACAATTTGCAACAGTCTTATTTTTATTTTACCTTTTATCTAATCTTTTGTTTAATATTTAATAAAGAGATAATCTAATATGCTCTTGTTCTTTATTTTCTTCGCCCCTCATTTATTGGTAATAATAAAAATTCCAATATAATCTTAACATAAAAATCTATTGCCTTTAAAATTATAATTTCCTTGAATCTAAAAAAGTCCCTCTATCTTAGAGATTTAAGATAGAGGGAAATATATATTATTATTTTTATCTAATCTTTATTATAAAATTTATTATATAATAAATAGTAAACTGATGCAGACCAACTAAAGTTAGAGCAGTGTAATCCCTCTCCAGTTTCAGGGTTATAATTTTCTCTAATTGCTCCACCTTCCATTAAACCTTCTGAATGTTCAAATAGCTTAACTGTTAATTCTTGTGCTTCTTTTTTATATCCATAATTATCTAAACCAATAACTCCAAAATATGCTTGGTCAAGCCAAACTGGCCCTCTCCAATACTTAGTT
This window contains:
- a CDS encoding helix-turn-helix transcriptional regulator translates to MKGINKIFISATIELIKEIGITNVSIRKIAAKTNMNSANIYYHFDNLDHLLGLASIYFIQEYVLEVSEKVKIAKNSFEEYMIIWECFAHYAFLSPNLYRRIFFKLTKDYNLFEEFYSYFPEYKEKLNIDYLEIFMKDNIYERNKTLLKKVVKDEKNVDILNEIHLLLFKGLLEEIELIKETSTLKCENKMKDFLILTLTPYII